From Primulina huaijiensis isolate GDHJ02 chromosome 15, ASM1229523v2, whole genome shotgun sequence, one genomic window encodes:
- the LOC140958815 gene encoding uncharacterized protein isoform X3 gives MQRRLEAASQNWVQKNLYCPAESKPFLKDEVETLRNGANHANVSSPANRDCRSEEMESKYSNEYNIEAHKNAQIKKSLSLGSGLNLKEWSSVGDVSEGEMEQRFTYNGSADSGRIVVSDDINDHVHDMSEQCQEPMAFDFVMNSDFTKKESIFSIEDSLQSEREGADKYNLHPSVVGDTCDNMPHIPRAVVNSRSLPSMVSPTRRSTSLLPCSRSADDLNALDSGMNSILVYDARNRVQNRQHDYSIFDNDKEDGESPADEDTCENYNYVGSAKDWIIPVSEGAYEEKSRKEESSLHRWDEVPSEDLRLKRTEEWVVYDLQHCSPLKEDSDEFYLFNDHELPKSDALAENPTGAKLEVKVNLGNEVAKRYISSMNASAATAKLTNLGLVVIPFLSPFISLKTLDLSGNSIVRLASGALPRGLQFLNLSKNSISAIEGLRDLTRLRVLDLSYNRLLRIGHGLASCSSMKELYLTGNKISEVEGLHRLLKLNVLDLRFNRISTTKCLGQLAANHICLQALSLEGNPAQKNVGDEQLKKYVQSLLPNLIYYNRQSIKTVAMKDIKTDRSARLVIGGHQIDRGVRAEANTVRKGTHGIVSQKAPSSAIHGRKNHVVSSAKPLRARHPRLPPTGIRETQGPQFAEHSSKHLDFIKNDLLIRRSRSEGNLGAP, from the exons ATGCAGAGGAGACTGGAGGCTGCTTCTCAGAATTGGGTTCAGAAGAATTTGTATTGCCCTGCAGAAAGCAAGCCGTTTTTAAAGGACGAGGTAGAAACACTCCGCAATGGAGCTAATCATGCAAACGTTTCCTCTCCAGCCAATCGTGACTGCAGATCAGAAGAAATGGAGAGCAAATATAGTAACGAATATAATATTGAGGCTCACAAGAATGCACAAATAAAAAAGAGCCTGTCTTTGGGAAGTGGATTGAACTTGAAAGAGTGGAGCTCAGTTGGTGATGTTTCAGAAGGTGAGATGGAGCAGAGGTTTACTTATAATGGATCTGCTGATAGTGGTAGGATAGTTGTTTCAGATGACATTAATGATCATGTGCACGACATGTCTGAACAATGTCAAGAACCTATGGCTTTTGATTTTGTAATGAACTCTGACTTCACCAAAAAAGAATCCATATTTTCGATTGAAGATTCATTACAATCAGAGAGGGAAGGTGCTgataaatataatttacatCCATCCGTTGTTGGTGACACTTGTGACAATATGCCTCATATTCCACGTGCTGTTGTAAACTCTCGTTCTTTGCCTAGTATGGTTTCCCCTACTAGGAGATCAACATCCTTGTTACCTTGTTCTAGATCTGCTGATGACCTGAATGCTTTAGACTCTGGAATGAACAGCATTTTAGTGTACGATGCCAGAAATCGAGTACAAAATCGACAACATGATTATTCTATCTTTGACAATGACAAGGAAGATGGTGAAAGTCCTGCTGATGAGGACACATGTGAGAATTATAACTATGTTGGTTCGGCAAAAGACTGGATAATACCTGTGTCTGAAGGGGCATACGAggagaaaagtagaaaagagGAAAGTTCTCTGCACAGGTGGGATGAAGTACCAAGCGAGGATTTAAGGTTGAAACGAACTGAAGAATGGGTTGTTTACGACCTTCAGCACTGTAGCCCATTGAAAGAAGATTCGgacgaattttatttattcaatgaCCATGAATTACCGAAAAGTGATGCTTTAGCGGAGAACCCCACTGGTGCGAAGTTGGAAGTCAAGGTGAACCTTGGGAATGAAGTTGCAAAGCGATACATATCTTCCATGAATGCCTCAGCTGCAACAGCTAAGTTGACTAACCTTGGTTTGGTCGTGATCCCATTTCTAAGTCCTTTTATCAGCCTCAAAACACTCGATTTATCTGGGAATTCCATAG TGAGGTTAGCTTCTGGTGCTCTTCCTCGAGGACTCCAGTTTTTGAATCTCTCAAAAAACAGCATATCTGCTATTGAAGGATTGCGGGACCTTACCAGACTTCGTGTCCTTGACCTGAGCTATAATAGATTATTAAGAATTGGACACG GTTTGGCGTCATGTTCCTCTATGAAGGAATTATACTTGACCGGTAACAAGATCAGTGAGGTTGAAGGTCTCCATCGTCTCCTAAAGTTGAATGTCCTCGATTTACGTTTCAACAGAATTTCTACAACCAAATGTCTCGGACAACTAGCTGCTAATCACATCTGTTTGCAAGCTCTCAGCTTAGAAGGAAACCCTGCTCAAAAGAACGTTGGTGACGAACAATTAAAGAAATACGTGCAAAGTCTCCTTCCCAACCTTATTTACTATAACCGACAATCAATCAAAACTGTAGCAATGAAAGACATTAAGACCGATCGATCAGCTCGTCTGGTGATCGGTGGTCATCAGATTGATCGTGGTGTTCGAGCGGAGGCAAATACGGTAAGAAAAGGAACTCATGGCATTGTTTCACAGAAAGCACCATCCTCAGCAATTCATGGTCGAAAAAATCATGTAGTGTCATCGGCAAAACCATTGAGGGCTAGGCACCCGCGTCTGCCTCCAACTGGAATCAGGGAAACTCAAGGGCCTCAATTTGCTGAACATAGCAGCAAACATTTGGACTTCATCAAAAATGATTTACTCATTCGCAGAAGCCGGAGCGAGGGAAATCTGGGTGCTCCCTGA
- the LOC140958816 gene encoding uncharacterized protein, translated as MERGMIAVDKWRSGSQAYFLTHLHADHTAGLSATWSRGPLFCSRLTAKLLPCKFPGFDLSLLRVLDIGCWDKISLISPSSGSPATVYVKAIDADHCPGSVMYLFRGEFGCMLYTGDFRWEKSIVGANIGRTMLLDALKNHKLDALYLDNTYCNPKYSFPSREVAARQVVDIITAHPDHEIIIGIDSLGKEDLLLNISRALSIKIWVWPERLQTMHLLGFVENFTTKTTLTRVRAVPRYSFSIDTLESLNTFKPTIGILPSGLPWAMKYVTGNTNLFYSPSTSLKNKTNFRPEISSCSKIQELTGDSADNNRYYKHIYVVPYSDHSCFVEIQEFIELLRPISIKGIVSSSSSYIDPHYYFGHLCGTKQASWRVHQKLKNEEEVEEGIHKVKVAHVKSATPPMSGMKRRPDHVDFFGIRVSRISLLRRLSRGVRITDPEALV; from the exons ATGGAAAGGGGAATGATAGCAGTGGACAAATGGAGATCCGGCAGCCAGGCCTACTTCTTGACTCACCTCCATGCTGATCACACCGCCGGCCTCTCCGCCACCTGGAGCCGGGGTCCCCTCTTCTGCTCCAGGCTCACAGCTAAGCTCCTCCCTTGCAAATTCCCCGGATTTGATCTCTCCCTTCTACGGGTACTCGATATTGGATGCTGGGATAAAATTTCTCTGATATCCCCTTCTTCCGGATCCCCTGCCACTGTCTACGTCAAGGCTATTGACGCTGACCATTGTCCTG GTTCCGTTATGTACTTGTTTCGTGGTGAATTTGGCTGTATGCTCTACACTGGTGATTTTCGCTGGGAAAAATCTATCGTTGGAGCAAATATTGGAAGGACCATGTTACTTGATGCTCTCAAGAATCACAAACTCGATGCATTATATTTAGATAATACTTACTGCAATCCAAAATATTCATTTCCTTCTCGTGAAGTTGCTGCCAGGCAG GTTGTTGATATCATCACTGCTCATCCTGACCATGAAATCATTATTGGAATTGATTCATTGGGTAAAGAAGATCTTCTACTCAACATTTCACGTGCACTCAGCATAAAG ATTTGGGTGTGGCCAGAGCGATTGCAAACTATGCATCTTCTTGGATTTGTCGAAAACTTCACGACAAAAACCACGCTTACTAGAGTTCGTGCTGTCCCTCGTTACAGTTTTAGCATTGATACTCTGGAAAGTTTGAATACTTTCAAACCAACCATAGGAATACTGCCGTCTGGACTTCCATGGGCTATGAAATATGTAACAGGAAACACAAATCTTTTCTATTCTCCTTCCACATCTCTTAAAAACAAGACCAACTTTAGGCCAGAGATCTCCAGCTGTTCCAAGATACAAGAGTTAACTGGAGATTCAGCAGACAATAACAGATATTACAAACATATATATGTAGTTCCCTATTCTGATCACTCATGCTTTGTTGAGATACAGGAGTTTATTGAGCTTCTCCGCCCAATCAGTATCAAAGGCATTGTTTCGTCATCCTCATCTTATATCGACCCACATTATTATTTTGGCCACCTTTGTGGAACTAAGCAAGCATCATGGAGGGTACATCAGAAGCTCAAGAATGAAGAAGAGGTTGAAGAAGGGATCCATAAAGTTAAAGTTGCTCATGTAAAATCGGCAACTCCCCCTATGTCAGGAATGAAAAGAAGGCCAGATCATGTCGATTTTTTTGGCATCCGTGTTAGTAGAATTAGCTTATTGAGGAGATTGAGCCGTGGAGTAAGGATTACTGATCCTGAAGCGCTTGTCTAA
- the LOC140958815 gene encoding uncharacterized protein isoform X2, which translates to MVRFPCFQSRVHSPKQKLPTEAMQRRLEAASQNWVQKNLYCPAESKPFLKDEVETLRNGANHANVSSPANRDCRSEEMESKYSNEYNIEAHKNAQIKKSLSLGSGLNLKEWSSVGDVSEGEMEQRFTYNGSADSGRIVVSDDINDHVHDMSEQCQEPMAFDFVMNSDFTKKESIFSIEDSLQSEREGADKYNLHPSVVGDTCDNMPHIPRAVVNSRSLPSMVSPTRRSTSLLPCSRSADDLNALDSGMNSILVYDARNRVQNRQHDYSIFDNDKEDGESPADEDTCENYNYVGSAKDWIIPVSEGAYEEKSRKEESSLHRWDEVPSEDLRLKRTEEWVVYDLQHCSPLKEDSDEFYLFNDHELPKSDALAENPTGAKLEVKVNLGNEVAKRYISSMNASAATAKLTNLGLVVIPFLSPFISLKTLDLSGNSIVRLASGALPRGLQFLNLSKNSISAIEGLRDLTRLRVLDLSYNRLLRIGHGLASCSSMKELYLTGNKISEVEGLHRLLKLNVLDLRFNRISTTKCLGQLAANHICLQALSLEGNPAQKNVGDEQLKKYVQSLLPNLIYYNRQSIKTVAMKDIKTDRSARLVIGGHQIDRGVRAEANTVRKGTHGIVSQKAPSSAIHGRKNHVVSSAKPLRARHPRLPPTGIRETQGPQFAEHSSKHLDFIKNDLLIRRSRSEGNLGAP; encoded by the exons ATGGTTAGATTTCCATGCTTTCAATCTCGCGTCCATTCTCCCAAACAAAAG CTCCCGACCGAGGCAATGCAGAGGAGACTGGAGGCTGCTTCTCAGAATTGGGTTCAGAAGAATTTGTATTGCCCTGCAGAAAGCAAGCCGTTTTTAAAGGACGAGGTAGAAACACTCCGCAATGGAGCTAATCATGCAAACGTTTCCTCTCCAGCCAATCGTGACTGCAGATCAGAAGAAATGGAGAGCAAATATAGTAACGAATATAATATTGAGGCTCACAAGAATGCACAAATAAAAAAGAGCCTGTCTTTGGGAAGTGGATTGAACTTGAAAGAGTGGAGCTCAGTTGGTGATGTTTCAGAAGGTGAGATGGAGCAGAGGTTTACTTATAATGGATCTGCTGATAGTGGTAGGATAGTTGTTTCAGATGACATTAATGATCATGTGCACGACATGTCTGAACAATGTCAAGAACCTATGGCTTTTGATTTTGTAATGAACTCTGACTTCACCAAAAAAGAATCCATATTTTCGATTGAAGATTCATTACAATCAGAGAGGGAAGGTGCTgataaatataatttacatCCATCCGTTGTTGGTGACACTTGTGACAATATGCCTCATATTCCACGTGCTGTTGTAAACTCTCGTTCTTTGCCTAGTATGGTTTCCCCTACTAGGAGATCAACATCCTTGTTACCTTGTTCTAGATCTGCTGATGACCTGAATGCTTTAGACTCTGGAATGAACAGCATTTTAGTGTACGATGCCAGAAATCGAGTACAAAATCGACAACATGATTATTCTATCTTTGACAATGACAAGGAAGATGGTGAAAGTCCTGCTGATGAGGACACATGTGAGAATTATAACTATGTTGGTTCGGCAAAAGACTGGATAATACCTGTGTCTGAAGGGGCATACGAggagaaaagtagaaaagagGAAAGTTCTCTGCACAGGTGGGATGAAGTACCAAGCGAGGATTTAAGGTTGAAACGAACTGAAGAATGGGTTGTTTACGACCTTCAGCACTGTAGCCCATTGAAAGAAGATTCGgacgaattttatttattcaatgaCCATGAATTACCGAAAAGTGATGCTTTAGCGGAGAACCCCACTGGTGCGAAGTTGGAAGTCAAGGTGAACCTTGGGAATGAAGTTGCAAAGCGATACATATCTTCCATGAATGCCTCAGCTGCAACAGCTAAGTTGACTAACCTTGGTTTGGTCGTGATCCCATTTCTAAGTCCTTTTATCAGCCTCAAAACACTCGATTTATCTGGGAATTCCATAG TGAGGTTAGCTTCTGGTGCTCTTCCTCGAGGACTCCAGTTTTTGAATCTCTCAAAAAACAGCATATCTGCTATTGAAGGATTGCGGGACCTTACCAGACTTCGTGTCCTTGACCTGAGCTATAATAGATTATTAAGAATTGGACACG GTTTGGCGTCATGTTCCTCTATGAAGGAATTATACTTGACCGGTAACAAGATCAGTGAGGTTGAAGGTCTCCATCGTCTCCTAAAGTTGAATGTCCTCGATTTACGTTTCAACAGAATTTCTACAACCAAATGTCTCGGACAACTAGCTGCTAATCACATCTGTTTGCAAGCTCTCAGCTTAGAAGGAAACCCTGCTCAAAAGAACGTTGGTGACGAACAATTAAAGAAATACGTGCAAAGTCTCCTTCCCAACCTTATTTACTATAACCGACAATCAATCAAAACTGTAGCAATGAAAGACATTAAGACCGATCGATCAGCTCGTCTGGTGATCGGTGGTCATCAGATTGATCGTGGTGTTCGAGCGGAGGCAAATACGGTAAGAAAAGGAACTCATGGCATTGTTTCACAGAAAGCACCATCCTCAGCAATTCATGGTCGAAAAAATCATGTAGTGTCATCGGCAAAACCATTGAGGGCTAGGCACCCGCGTCTGCCTCCAACTGGAATCAGGGAAACTCAAGGGCCTCAATTTGCTGAACATAGCAGCAAACATTTGGACTTCATCAAAAATGATTTACTCATTCGCAGAAGCCGGAGCGAGGGAAATCTGGGTGCTCCCTGA
- the LOC140958815 gene encoding uncharacterized protein isoform X1 has product MVRFPCFQSRVHSPKQKKITQLPTEAMQRRLEAASQNWVQKNLYCPAESKPFLKDEVETLRNGANHANVSSPANRDCRSEEMESKYSNEYNIEAHKNAQIKKSLSLGSGLNLKEWSSVGDVSEGEMEQRFTYNGSADSGRIVVSDDINDHVHDMSEQCQEPMAFDFVMNSDFTKKESIFSIEDSLQSEREGADKYNLHPSVVGDTCDNMPHIPRAVVNSRSLPSMVSPTRRSTSLLPCSRSADDLNALDSGMNSILVYDARNRVQNRQHDYSIFDNDKEDGESPADEDTCENYNYVGSAKDWIIPVSEGAYEEKSRKEESSLHRWDEVPSEDLRLKRTEEWVVYDLQHCSPLKEDSDEFYLFNDHELPKSDALAENPTGAKLEVKVNLGNEVAKRYISSMNASAATAKLTNLGLVVIPFLSPFISLKTLDLSGNSIVRLASGALPRGLQFLNLSKNSISAIEGLRDLTRLRVLDLSYNRLLRIGHGLASCSSMKELYLTGNKISEVEGLHRLLKLNVLDLRFNRISTTKCLGQLAANHICLQALSLEGNPAQKNVGDEQLKKYVQSLLPNLIYYNRQSIKTVAMKDIKTDRSARLVIGGHQIDRGVRAEANTVRKGTHGIVSQKAPSSAIHGRKNHVVSSAKPLRARHPRLPPTGIRETQGPQFAEHSSKHLDFIKNDLLIRRSRSEGNLGAP; this is encoded by the exons ATGGTTAGATTTCCATGCTTTCAATCTCGCGTCCATTCTCCCAAACAAAAG AAAATAACTCAGCTCCCGACCGAGGCAATGCAGAGGAGACTGGAGGCTGCTTCTCAGAATTGGGTTCAGAAGAATTTGTATTGCCCTGCAGAAAGCAAGCCGTTTTTAAAGGACGAGGTAGAAACACTCCGCAATGGAGCTAATCATGCAAACGTTTCCTCTCCAGCCAATCGTGACTGCAGATCAGAAGAAATGGAGAGCAAATATAGTAACGAATATAATATTGAGGCTCACAAGAATGCACAAATAAAAAAGAGCCTGTCTTTGGGAAGTGGATTGAACTTGAAAGAGTGGAGCTCAGTTGGTGATGTTTCAGAAGGTGAGATGGAGCAGAGGTTTACTTATAATGGATCTGCTGATAGTGGTAGGATAGTTGTTTCAGATGACATTAATGATCATGTGCACGACATGTCTGAACAATGTCAAGAACCTATGGCTTTTGATTTTGTAATGAACTCTGACTTCACCAAAAAAGAATCCATATTTTCGATTGAAGATTCATTACAATCAGAGAGGGAAGGTGCTgataaatataatttacatCCATCCGTTGTTGGTGACACTTGTGACAATATGCCTCATATTCCACGTGCTGTTGTAAACTCTCGTTCTTTGCCTAGTATGGTTTCCCCTACTAGGAGATCAACATCCTTGTTACCTTGTTCTAGATCTGCTGATGACCTGAATGCTTTAGACTCTGGAATGAACAGCATTTTAGTGTACGATGCCAGAAATCGAGTACAAAATCGACAACATGATTATTCTATCTTTGACAATGACAAGGAAGATGGTGAAAGTCCTGCTGATGAGGACACATGTGAGAATTATAACTATGTTGGTTCGGCAAAAGACTGGATAATACCTGTGTCTGAAGGGGCATACGAggagaaaagtagaaaagagGAAAGTTCTCTGCACAGGTGGGATGAAGTACCAAGCGAGGATTTAAGGTTGAAACGAACTGAAGAATGGGTTGTTTACGACCTTCAGCACTGTAGCCCATTGAAAGAAGATTCGgacgaattttatttattcaatgaCCATGAATTACCGAAAAGTGATGCTTTAGCGGAGAACCCCACTGGTGCGAAGTTGGAAGTCAAGGTGAACCTTGGGAATGAAGTTGCAAAGCGATACATATCTTCCATGAATGCCTCAGCTGCAACAGCTAAGTTGACTAACCTTGGTTTGGTCGTGATCCCATTTCTAAGTCCTTTTATCAGCCTCAAAACACTCGATTTATCTGGGAATTCCATAG TGAGGTTAGCTTCTGGTGCTCTTCCTCGAGGACTCCAGTTTTTGAATCTCTCAAAAAACAGCATATCTGCTATTGAAGGATTGCGGGACCTTACCAGACTTCGTGTCCTTGACCTGAGCTATAATAGATTATTAAGAATTGGACACG GTTTGGCGTCATGTTCCTCTATGAAGGAATTATACTTGACCGGTAACAAGATCAGTGAGGTTGAAGGTCTCCATCGTCTCCTAAAGTTGAATGTCCTCGATTTACGTTTCAACAGAATTTCTACAACCAAATGTCTCGGACAACTAGCTGCTAATCACATCTGTTTGCAAGCTCTCAGCTTAGAAGGAAACCCTGCTCAAAAGAACGTTGGTGACGAACAATTAAAGAAATACGTGCAAAGTCTCCTTCCCAACCTTATTTACTATAACCGACAATCAATCAAAACTGTAGCAATGAAAGACATTAAGACCGATCGATCAGCTCGTCTGGTGATCGGTGGTCATCAGATTGATCGTGGTGTTCGAGCGGAGGCAAATACGGTAAGAAAAGGAACTCATGGCATTGTTTCACAGAAAGCACCATCCTCAGCAATTCATGGTCGAAAAAATCATGTAGTGTCATCGGCAAAACCATTGAGGGCTAGGCACCCGCGTCTGCCTCCAACTGGAATCAGGGAAACTCAAGGGCCTCAATTTGCTGAACATAGCAGCAAACATTTGGACTTCATCAAAAATGATTTACTCATTCGCAGAAGCCGGAGCGAGGGAAATCTGGGTGCTCCCTGA
- the LOC140958334 gene encoding frataxin, mitochondrial-like → MAAHSTWKMIPLRRTLSRALKPLSAPFPCSISTQDSLISLQQTTSSLLESSSLWLSKFSYCSIGYRYYSSAIEGSLGPAAIDYTSVMQEDEYHKLANSTIHVLLEKLEEYGDSVEIDGYDVDYGNEVLTLKLGNLGTYVINKQTPNRQIWMSSPVSGPSRFDWDQHSRAWIYRRTTQDLSKVLETELLELCGEPIHLS, encoded by the exons ATGGCTGCCCACTCAACTTGGAAGATGATTCCCTTGAGAAGAACATTGTCACGAGCTCTGAAACCTCTATCAGCTCCATTTCCTTGCTCAATCTCGACCCAAGATTCGTTGATTTCTCTTCAACAAACCACGAGTTCTCTTCTCGAATCCTCTTCTCTCTGGCTCTCAAAATTCTCATACTGTAGCATCGGTTATCGCTATTACTCTTCTGCGATTGAGGGTTCTTTAGGCCCCGCTGCAATCGATTACAC TTCTGTAATGCAGGAAGATGAATATCACAAGTTGGCTAATTCAACCATCCATGTTCTTCTTGAAAAGCTTGAG GAGTATGGAGACTCTGTAGAAATTGATGGCTACGACGTTGACTATGGG AATGAGGTGTTAACCTTGAAGCTTGGGAATTTGGGGACTTATGTCATTAACAAGCAAACCCCAAACAGACAGATTTGGATGTCATCTCCAGTGAG TGGCCCATCTAGATTCGATTGGGATCAGCATTCTCGAGCATGGATTTATAGGCGAACAACACAAGACTTGAGCAAAGTGTTGGAAACTGAGTTGCTAGAGCTCTGCGGAGAACCAATTCATCTGTCTTAA